One genomic window of Pseudomonas chlororaphis subsp. piscium includes the following:
- the leuC gene encoding 3-isopropylmalate dehydratase large subunit, giving the protein MAGKTLYDKLWDSHLVKQRDDGSALIYIDRHIIHEVTSPQAFEGLRLAGRKPWRIDANIATPDHNVPTTPERKGGISAIADQVSRLQVQTLDDNCDEYGIVEFKMNDVRQGIVHVIGPEQGATLPGMTVVCGDSHTSTHGAFGALAHGIGTSEVEHVLATQCLVAKKMKNMLVRVEGKLPFGVTAKDIVLAVIGKIGTAGGNGHAIEFAGSAIRDLSVEGRMTICNMSIEAGARVGLVAADEKTVEYVKGRPFAPKGAEWDLAVEAWKDLVSDADAKFDTLVELDAAQIKPQVSWGTSPEMVLAVDQNVPDPAKEMDLVKRDSIVRALKYMGLTANQAITDIQLDRVFIGSCTNSRIEDLRAAAVIAKGRKVASTIKQAIVVPGSGLVKAQAESEGLDKIFLEAGFEWREPGCSMCLAMNPDRLESGEHCASTSNRNFEGRQGAGGRTHLVSPAMAAAAAVNGRFVDVRELI; this is encoded by the coding sequence ATGGCCGGCAAAACGCTCTACGACAAGCTCTGGGATTCGCATTTGGTCAAGCAGCGCGACGATGGTTCGGCGCTGATCTATATCGATCGTCACATCATCCACGAAGTGACCTCGCCGCAAGCCTTCGAAGGCCTGCGTCTGGCCGGGCGCAAGCCTTGGCGCATCGATGCCAATATCGCGACCCCGGACCACAACGTACCGACCACACCGGAGCGTAAGGGCGGCATCAGCGCCATCGCCGACCAGGTCTCGCGTTTGCAGGTTCAGACCCTCGACGACAACTGTGACGAATACGGCATCGTCGAATTCAAGATGAACGACGTGCGCCAGGGCATCGTTCACGTCATCGGCCCGGAGCAGGGCGCCACCTTGCCGGGCATGACCGTGGTCTGCGGCGACTCCCACACCTCGACTCACGGTGCCTTTGGCGCCCTGGCGCACGGCATCGGCACCTCCGAGGTCGAGCACGTGCTCGCCACCCAGTGCCTGGTCGCCAAGAAAATGAAAAACATGCTGGTGCGGGTCGAGGGCAAGTTGCCATTTGGCGTGACCGCCAAGGATATCGTCCTGGCCGTGATCGGCAAGATCGGCACCGCCGGCGGTAACGGCCATGCCATCGAGTTCGCCGGCAGCGCGATTCGCGACCTGTCCGTCGAAGGCCGCATGACCATCTGCAACATGTCCATCGAAGCCGGCGCCCGCGTGGGCCTGGTGGCGGCGGACGAAAAGACCGTGGAATACGTCAAGGGTCGTCCGTTCGCACCCAAGGGCGCGGAATGGGACCTCGCTGTCGAAGCCTGGAAAGACCTGGTGTCCGACGCCGACGCCAAGTTCGACACCCTGGTCGAGCTGGATGCCGCGCAGATCAAGCCGCAAGTCAGCTGGGGCACTTCGCCCGAGATGGTGCTGGCCGTCGATCAGAACGTGCCGGACCCGGCCAAGGAAATGGACCTGGTCAAGCGCGACTCCATCGTCCGCGCCTTGAAATACATGGGTTTGACCGCCAACCAGGCGATCACCGACATCCAGTTGGACCGGGTATTTATCGGTTCCTGCACCAACTCGCGGATCGAAGACCTGCGTGCCGCGGCGGTCATCGCCAAGGGCCGCAAGGTGGCCTCGACCATCAAGCAGGCCATCGTGGTCCCGGGTTCGGGCCTGGTGAAGGCCCAGGCGGAGTCGGAAGGCCTGGACAAGATCTTCCTCGAAGCGGGCTTCGAATGGCGCGAGCCGGGCTGCTCGATGTGCCTGGCGATGAACCCGGACCGTTTGGAGTCCGGCGAGCATTGCGCTTCGACCTCGAACCGCAACTTCGAAGGTCGTCAGGGCGCCGGTGGGCGTACTCACCTGGTCAGCCCGGCCATGGCCGCGGCCGCCGCCGTCAACGGTCGTTTCGTCGACGTCCGTGAATTGATCTAA
- the asd gene encoding aspartate-semialdehyde dehydrogenase yields MKRVGLIGWRGMVGSVLMQRMLEEQDFDLIEPVFFTTSNVGGQGPSVGKDIAPLKDAYSIEELKTLDVILTCQGGDYTSEVFPKLREAGWQGYWIDAASSLRMQDDAVIILDPVNRKVIDQQLDSGTKNYIGGNCTVSLMLMGLGGLFEAGLVEWMSAMTYQAASGAGAQNMRELIKQMGATHAAVADDLANPASAILDIDRKVAEAMRSDAYPTENFGVPLAGSLIPWIDKELPNGQSREEWKAQAETNKILGRFKSPIPVDGICVRIGAMRCHSQALTIKLNKDVPIADIEGLISQHNPWVKLVPNQRDISMQELSPTKVTGTLNIPVGRLRKLNMGSQFLGAFTVGDQLLWGAAEPLRRMLRILLER; encoded by the coding sequence ATGAAACGTGTAGGTCTGATCGGTTGGCGCGGTATGGTCGGTTCCGTGCTCATGCAGCGGATGCTGGAAGAGCAGGACTTCGATCTTATCGAGCCGGTGTTTTTCACCACTTCCAATGTCGGTGGCCAAGGCCCGTCCGTGGGCAAGGACATTGCTCCGCTCAAGGACGCTTACAGCATTGAAGAGCTGAAGACCCTCGACGTGATTCTGACCTGCCAGGGTGGCGACTACACCAGCGAAGTCTTCCCCAAGCTGCGCGAAGCCGGCTGGCAGGGTTACTGGATCGATGCCGCTTCCAGCCTGCGCATGCAGGATGACGCGGTGATCATCCTCGACCCGGTGAACCGCAAGGTCATCGACCAGCAGCTGGACTCCGGCACCAAGAACTACATCGGCGGCAACTGCACCGTCAGCCTGATGCTGATGGGCCTGGGCGGCCTGTTCGAAGCCGGTCTGGTGGAATGGATGAGCGCCATGACCTACCAGGCGGCCTCCGGTGCCGGCGCGCAGAACATGCGCGAACTGATCAAGCAGATGGGCGCGACCCACGCCGCCGTGGCGGATGACCTGGCCAACCCGGCCAGCGCCATCCTCGACATCGACCGCAAGGTCGCCGAAGCCATGCGCAGCGATGCCTACCCGACCGAGAACTTCGGCGTACCGCTGGCCGGCAGCCTGATCCCGTGGATCGACAAGGAACTGCCGAACGGCCAGAGCCGCGAAGAATGGAAGGCCCAGGCCGAGACCAACAAGATCCTCGGTCGCTTCAAGAGCCCGATCCCGGTCGACGGCATCTGCGTGCGCATCGGCGCCATGCGCTGCCACAGCCAGGCGCTGACCATCAAGCTGAACAAGGACGTGCCGATCGCCGATATCGAAGGGCTGATCAGCCAGCACAACCCTTGGGTCAAACTGGTACCGAACCAGCGCGACATCAGCATGCAGGAGCTGAGCCCGACCAAGGTCACCGGCACCCTGAACATCCCGGTGGGCCGTCTGCGCAAGCTGAACATGGGCTCGCAGTTCCTCGGCGCGTTCACCGTCGGCGACCAGCTGCTGTGGGGCGCCGCCGAGCCGCTGCGCCGCATGCTGCGGATCCTGCTCGAGCGTTGA
- the leuB gene encoding 3-isopropylmalate dehydrogenase codes for MSKQILILPGDGIGPEIMAEAVKVLELANDKYSLGFELSHDVIGGAAIDKHGVPLADETLDRARAADAVLLGAVGGPKWDKIERDIRPERGLLKIRAQLGLFGNLRPAILYPQLADASSLKPEIVSGLDILIVRELTGGIYFGAPRGTRELENGERQSYDTLPYSESEIRRIARVGFDMARVRGKKLCSVDKANVLASSQLWREVVEQVAKDYPDVELSHMYVDNAAMQLVRAPKQFDVIVTDNMFGDILSDEASMLTGSIGMLPSASLDANNKGMYEPCHGSAPDIAGQGIANPLATILSVSMMLRYSFNLNDAADAIEQAVSLVLDQGLRTGDIWSAGCTKVGTQEMGDAVVAALRNL; via the coding sequence ATGAGCAAGCAGATTCTGATTCTCCCAGGTGACGGTATTGGCCCGGAAATCATGGCCGAGGCGGTCAAGGTGCTGGAGTTGGCCAACGACAAGTACAGCCTGGGCTTCGAGCTGAGCCATGACGTGATCGGTGGTGCGGCCATCGACAAGCACGGCGTGCCGCTGGCCGACGAGACCCTGGACCGTGCGCGGGCAGCCGACGCGGTGCTGCTGGGCGCCGTGGGCGGCCCGAAATGGGACAAGATCGAGCGTGATATCCGTCCTGAGCGCGGCCTGCTGAAGATCCGCGCGCAGTTGGGCCTGTTCGGCAACCTGCGTCCGGCGATCCTCTACCCGCAACTGGCCGACGCTTCCAGCCTCAAGCCGGAAATCGTGTCGGGCCTGGACATCCTCATCGTTCGCGAGCTGACCGGCGGTATCTACTTCGGCGCGCCACGTGGCACCCGCGAGCTGGAAAACGGCGAGCGCCAGTCCTACGACACCCTGCCGTACAGCGAGAGTGAAATCCGCCGCATCGCCCGCGTCGGTTTCGACATGGCCCGTGTGCGCGGCAAGAAGCTCTGCTCGGTGGATAAGGCCAACGTCCTGGCGTCCAGCCAACTGTGGCGCGAAGTGGTCGAGCAGGTGGCCAAGGATTACCCGGATGTCGAACTGAGCCACATGTACGTCGACAACGCCGCCATGCAACTGGTGCGTGCGCCGAAGCAGTTCGACGTGATCGTCACCGACAACATGTTCGGCGACATCCTTTCCGACGAAGCGTCGATGCTCACCGGTTCCATCGGCATGCTGCCGTCGGCGTCGCTGGATGCCAACAACAAGGGCATGTACGAGCCATGCCACGGTTCGGCGCCGGACATCGCCGGGCAGGGCATCGCCAACCCGCTGGCGACCATTCTGTCGGTATCGATGATGTTGCGTTACAGCTTCAACCTGAACGACGCGGCGGATGCCATCGAACAGGCCGTGAGCCTGGTACTGGACCAGGGATTGCGCACCGGCGACATCTGGTCGGCCGGTTGCACCAAGGTGGGTACGCAGGAAATGGGCGATGCAGTAGTCGCCGCGCTGCGGAATCTGTAA
- a CDS encoding LysR family transcriptional regulator has protein sequence MDLANLNAFIAIAETGSFSGAGERLHLTQPAISKRIAGLEQQLNVRLFDRLGREVGLTEAGRALLPRAYQILNVLDDTRRALTNLTGEVSGRLTLATSHHIGLHRLPPLLRAFTRRYPDVALDIQFLDSEVAYEEILHGRAELAVITLAPEPHTLVKATPVWDDPLDFVAAPEHPLVSNGTVSLADIALHPAVFPGGNTFTHHIVQRLFEAQGLTPNIAMSTNYLETIKMMVSIGLAWSVLPRTMLDDQVARIPLPGIQLTRQLGYILHTERTLSNAARAFMALLDAQVDWPGTKA, from the coding sequence ATGGACCTGGCCAACCTCAATGCCTTTATCGCGATTGCCGAAACCGGCAGCTTCTCCGGGGCCGGCGAGCGCCTGCACCTGACCCAGCCGGCCATCAGCAAGCGCATTGCCGGCCTTGAGCAACAACTCAATGTGCGGCTGTTCGATCGCCTGGGCCGCGAAGTGGGCCTGACCGAGGCCGGGCGCGCCCTGCTGCCGCGGGCCTATCAGATCCTCAACGTGCTGGACGACACCCGTCGGGCGCTGACCAACCTGACCGGCGAAGTCAGCGGCCGCCTGACCCTGGCCACCAGCCACCATATCGGCCTGCACCGCTTGCCGCCCTTGCTGCGCGCCTTTACCCGGCGTTACCCGGACGTGGCCCTGGACATCCAGTTTCTCGACTCGGAAGTGGCCTACGAAGAGATCCTCCACGGTCGCGCCGAGCTGGCGGTGATCACCCTGGCCCCCGAGCCCCATACGCTGGTCAAGGCCACGCCGGTGTGGGACGACCCACTGGACTTCGTCGCCGCCCCCGAGCACCCGCTGGTGAGCAACGGCACGGTCAGCCTGGCCGATATCGCCCTGCATCCGGCGGTATTTCCCGGCGGCAACACCTTTACTCACCATATTGTCCAGCGCCTGTTCGAGGCCCAGGGCCTGACCCCGAACATCGCCATGAGCACTAACTACCTGGAAACCATCAAGATGATGGTGTCCATCGGCCTGGCCTGGAGCGTACTGCCCCGCACCATGCTCGACGATCAGGTGGCGCGCATTCCTTTACCGGGCATACAGCTCACTCGCCAGCTAGGCTATATCCTGCATACCGAACGGACGCTGTCGAATGCTGCGCGGGCTTTCATGGCCTTACTGGATGCACAAGTCGATTGGCCAGGGACCAAGGCGTAA
- a CDS encoding EAL domain-containing protein encodes MPKPADRLPPMPRIHALDPKQSEQSWESAPQLLAALNGARLGAWYWDIESGQISWSRGTQALFGFDPRQTLPKDLEYLDLLPEEDRAKTIRAFHSVLAGAPLEQAMHHRIRWPDGSLHWLEINGSVLPDKHGKPRMIGVIREITHQRQREQALSSSEKRFATLFHLCPNMVLLTRLEDGLISEANQYFEILFGWPVQHVIGRTTLELGLWVDPEQRAQMVKAVQKRGQAATLEVQLRASNGQIHDGILSAQKVELEGQAYLLSTFLDTSERKLAEQALKDSQERLDLALDSAQLGTWDWHIPSGMLYGSARAAQLHGLEPIPFHESFDAFFEGVPDEERDSMRNAYRSLREGPAGNYQLTYRVQLADGSSRFLESRARLYRDEQGHPLRMAGTLLDITEQVEREQRLVTSEEKFASLFQVSPDPICVTLQETGQFIEINSSFTQTFGWTLDEVLNRSADQIGLWDDSAQRLQRVEQVIREQALNNVAVMVRHKDGQPLTCIISSRQITVDKQPCIVTTLRDITQQQRSEAALKASEEKFAKAFHSSPDAITITERDTGRYLEVNDGFCRLTGYRAEEVIGRTVYQVGIWAEEKQRSILLAELQIKGRVNHLEMLGRNKRGDILTVEVSVEPITLNETACLLLTARDVSLLKNAQAQIRHLAYHDPLTNLPNRALLMDRLSQQIALLKRHNLRGALLFLDLDHFKHINDSLGHPVGDTVLKIVTARLEASVRMEDTVARLGGDEFVVLLSGLEGSRSEVSDQVRELADTLRELLSEPMFLDGQRLQVTPSIGVALIPDHGSTPTDLLKRADIALYRAKDSGRNTTQMFHNTMQKAASERLRMETDLRLALSRGEFSLHFQPQVDARDNRIVGAEALVRWHHPELGAQSPTEFIKVLEDSGLILEVGTWILDEACQAFSQLITEGLVNPLDFSLCVNISPRQFRQNDFVERIERSLSHYQLPSSLLKLEITEGIVIQNLEDTISKMRRLKKLGVSFAMDDFGTGYSSLTYLKRLPVDALKIDQSFVRDATHDPNDAEIVRAIVAMARSLDLNVIAEGVETAEQLEFLQGLGCHLYQGYLHSRPLPLEGLKALLA; translated from the coding sequence ATGCCAAAACCCGCTGACCGTCTACCGCCCATGCCGCGCATTCACGCGCTCGACCCTAAACAGTCGGAGCAAAGCTGGGAGAGCGCCCCGCAGCTGCTCGCCGCGCTCAATGGCGCACGGCTGGGCGCCTGGTACTGGGACATCGAAAGCGGGCAAATCAGCTGGTCGCGGGGCACCCAGGCGCTGTTTGGCTTCGATCCGCGCCAGACGCTGCCCAAAGACCTGGAATACCTCGACCTGCTGCCCGAGGAAGATCGCGCCAAAACCATTCGAGCCTTCCATTCGGTGCTGGCCGGCGCGCCGCTGGAGCAGGCGATGCATCACCGCATCCGCTGGCCCGACGGCAGCCTGCACTGGCTGGAAATCAATGGCAGCGTGCTGCCGGACAAACACGGCAAGCCCCGAATGATCGGGGTGATTCGCGAAATCACCCATCAACGCCAGCGGGAACAGGCCCTCAGCAGCTCGGAAAAACGCTTTGCCACGCTGTTTCACCTGTGCCCGAACATGGTGCTGCTGACCCGCCTGGAAGATGGCCTGATCAGCGAAGCCAACCAGTACTTCGAAATCCTCTTCGGCTGGCCGGTGCAGCACGTCATCGGCCGCACCACCCTCGAACTGGGCCTGTGGGTCGACCCGGAACAACGGGCGCAAATGGTCAAGGCAGTACAGAAGCGCGGCCAGGCCGCCACCCTCGAGGTGCAACTGCGCGCCAGCAATGGGCAGATTCACGACGGCATTCTCAGCGCCCAGAAAGTCGAGCTGGAAGGCCAGGCCTACCTGCTCAGCACCTTTCTCGACACCAGCGAACGCAAGCTCGCCGAACAGGCCCTCAAGGACAGCCAGGAACGCCTCGATCTGGCCCTGGACTCGGCCCAGCTCGGCACCTGGGACTGGCACATTCCCAGCGGCATGCTCTATGGCTCGGCCCGCGCCGCACAGCTGCATGGCCTGGAGCCGATACCCTTCCACGAGTCCTTCGATGCGTTTTTCGAGGGTGTGCCCGACGAAGAACGCGACAGCATGCGCAACGCCTACCGCAGCCTGCGCGAAGGCCCGGCGGGCAATTATCAGCTGACCTACCGCGTACAGCTGGCCGACGGTTCGTCACGCTTTTTGGAAAGCCGCGCCCGCCTCTACCGCGACGAGCAGGGCCATCCGCTGCGCATGGCCGGGACCTTGCTGGACATCACCGAACAGGTCGAACGCGAGCAGCGCCTGGTGACGTCCGAGGAGAAATTCGCCAGCCTGTTCCAGGTCAGCCCGGACCCGATCTGCGTCACACTCCAGGAAACCGGACAGTTCATCGAGATCAACTCCAGCTTCACCCAGACCTTCGGCTGGACCCTCGACGAAGTGCTCAACCGCAGCGCCGACCAGATCGGCCTCTGGGACGACTCCGCGCAGCGCCTGCAGCGGGTCGAGCAGGTGATCCGCGAACAGGCGCTGAACAACGTCGCGGTGATGGTCCGGCACAAGGACGGGCAACCCCTGACCTGCATCATTTCCAGCCGGCAGATCACCGTCGACAAACAGCCCTGCATTGTCACCACGCTGCGCGACATCACCCAGCAGCAACGCTCCGAGGCCGCGCTCAAGGCCAGCGAAGAGAAGTTCGCCAAGGCATTCCACTCCAGCCCCGACGCCATCACCATCACTGAGCGCGACACCGGGCGTTACCTGGAGGTCAACGATGGCTTCTGCCGGTTGACCGGTTACCGCGCCGAAGAAGTGATCGGCCGCACCGTGTATCAGGTCGGTATCTGGGCCGAGGAAAAACAGCGCTCGATCCTGCTCGCCGAGCTGCAGATCAAAGGCCGGGTCAATCACCTGGAAATGCTCGGCCGCAACAAGCGCGGAGACATCCTGACGGTCGAGGTGTCGGTCGAACCCATCACCCTCAATGAAACCGCCTGCCTGCTGCTCACCGCGCGGGACGTCAGCCTGCTGAAAAACGCCCAGGCGCAGATTCGCCACCTGGCCTACCACGACCCGCTGACCAACCTGCCCAACCGCGCCCTGCTGATGGATCGCCTGAGCCAGCAGATCGCCCTGCTCAAGCGCCACAACCTGCGCGGCGCCCTGCTGTTCCTCGACCTGGACCATTTCAAGCACATCAACGATTCCCTCGGTCACCCGGTGGGCGATACCGTGCTGAAGATCGTCACCGCGCGGCTCGAAGCCAGCGTGCGCATGGAAGACACCGTGGCGCGCCTGGGCGGCGACGAGTTCGTGGTCCTGCTCAGCGGCCTGGAAGGTAGCCGCAGCGAAGTCAGCGATCAGGTGCGGGAACTGGCCGACACCCTGCGTGAACTGCTGTCCGAGCCGATGTTCCTCGACGGCCAGCGCCTGCAGGTGACCCCGAGCATAGGCGTGGCCCTGATTCCCGATCACGGCTCGACCCCCACCGACCTGCTCAAGCGCGCCGATATCGCGCTGTACCGGGCCAAGGACTCCGGGCGCAACACCACCCAGATGTTCCACAACACCATGCAGAAAGCCGCCAGCGAGCGCCTGCGCATGGAAACCGACCTGCGCCTGGCCCTGTCCCGGGGCGAGTTCAGCCTGCACTTCCAGCCCCAGGTCGATGCCCGCGACAACCGCATCGTCGGCGCTGAAGCCCTGGTGCGCTGGCACCACCCCGAACTGGGGGCGCAATCGCCCACCGAGTTCATCAAGGTCCTGGAAGACAGCGGCCTGATCCTCGAGGTCGGCACCTGGATTCTCGACGAAGCCTGCCAGGCCTTCAGCCAGCTGATCACCGAAGGCCTGGTGAACCCGCTCGATTTCAGCCTGTGCGTGAACATCAGCCCGCGGCAGTTCCGCCAGAACGACTTCGTCGAGCGCATAGAGCGCAGCCTGAGCCATTACCAGTTGCCGTCTTCGCTGCTGAAGCTGGAAATCACCGAAGGCATCGTGATCCAGAACCTGGAAGACACCATCAGCAAGATGCGGCGCCTGAAAAAACTCGGCGTGAGTTTCGCCATGGACGACTTCGGCACCGGTTATTCGTCGCTGACCTACCTCAAGCGCTTGCCGGTGGATGCGCTGAAGATCGACCAGTCTTTCGTTCGCGACGCGACCCACGACCCCAACGACGCGGAGATAGTGCGCGCCATCGTCGCCATGGCCCGCAGCCTGGACTTGAACGTGATCGCCGAAGGCGTGGAAACCGCGGAGCAGCTCGAGTTCCTGCAAGGCCTGGGCTGCCACCTGTATCAGGGTTACCTGCACAGCCGACCGTTGCCGCTGGAGGGTTTGAAAGCCCTGCTGGCCTGA
- a CDS encoding molecular chaperone HscC — translation MQDATLPRPALLGIDLGTTNSLIAVWQDGRAQLIPNALGDVLTPSVVSLDEDDSILVGKAARARLTTHPERTVAAFKRFMGSDKRLELGGRPFSPEELSALVIGSLKQDAEAFLGHPVQEAVISVPAYFSDEQRKRTLFAAELAGLTVSRLINEPTAAAMAYGLHEQKFERTLIFDLGGGTFDVTVLEYALPLIEVHASTGDNFLGGEDFTEALLQACLKDWQLTPEQIDAQGMASLGDALEQLKCKLADGTQSLSWRHGDRSYAWTLDETLALKIWEPLLARLRAPIEQALRDARLKPRDLDSLVLVGGATRMPAVQQMVATLFGRLPYRHLDPDTIVALGAATQAACKARDGAIEELILTDVCPYTLGISTSRGEQVSGAFSPIIERNTVIPTSRVQQFYTTHPHQAFIRIAVYQGERPWVRDNIFIDSFDVPLTPSEQIQSLDVRFSYDINGLLEVDVTLLASGERHSHSIDRSPTGLDAQSRQASHERLTALKIHPRDALPNRTLLARLERAWMQSLGDERERIADWLDTFTAVLGGQQPAEIASHRTQLNKALDQLRL, via the coding sequence ATGCAGGATGCAACCCTCCCCCGCCCGGCCCTGCTGGGCATTGACCTTGGCACCACCAACAGCCTGATCGCCGTCTGGCAGGACGGCCGCGCCCAGTTGATCCCCAACGCCCTCGGCGATGTCCTCACCCCATCGGTGGTCAGCCTCGATGAAGACGACAGCATCCTGGTGGGCAAAGCCGCGCGGGCCCGCCTGACAACCCACCCGGAACGCACGGTCGCCGCCTTCAAGCGCTTCATGGGCAGCGACAAGCGCCTCGAACTGGGCGGCCGGCCGTTCAGCCCGGAAGAACTCTCGGCGCTGGTGATCGGCTCGCTCAAACAGGATGCCGAAGCCTTTCTCGGCCATCCGGTGCAGGAAGCGGTGATTTCGGTGCCGGCCTACTTCAGCGACGAACAACGCAAGCGCACGTTATTCGCCGCCGAACTGGCAGGCCTGACAGTGTCGCGACTGATCAACGAGCCGACCGCGGCCGCCATGGCCTACGGGCTGCATGAACAGAAGTTCGAACGCACGCTGATCTTCGACCTGGGCGGCGGCACCTTCGACGTCACGGTGCTGGAATACGCACTGCCGTTGATTGAAGTGCACGCCTCCACCGGCGACAACTTCCTGGGCGGCGAGGACTTTACCGAGGCCCTGCTGCAGGCCTGCCTCAAGGACTGGCAACTCACCCCGGAGCAGATCGACGCCCAGGGCATGGCCAGCCTGGGTGACGCCCTGGAACAGCTCAAGTGCAAACTCGCCGACGGCACTCAGTCACTGAGCTGGCGTCATGGCGACCGGTCATATGCATGGACCCTGGACGAAACGCTGGCGCTGAAGATCTGGGAGCCGCTACTGGCCCGCTTGCGCGCGCCCATCGAACAGGCCCTGCGCGATGCCCGCCTCAAGCCCCGCGACCTCGACAGCCTGGTGCTGGTGGGCGGCGCCACCCGGATGCCGGCGGTGCAGCAAATGGTCGCCACGCTCTTCGGACGCCTGCCTTACCGCCACCTCGATCCGGATACGATTGTCGCACTGGGCGCGGCCACCCAGGCCGCCTGCAAGGCCCGGGACGGGGCCATCGAAGAATTGATCCTGACTGACGTCTGCCCCTACACCCTGGGGATTTCGACCAGTCGCGGCGAACAGGTCAGCGGGGCCTTTTCGCCGATCATCGAGCGCAACACGGTGATCCCGACGTCACGGGTGCAGCAGTTCTACACCACTCACCCACATCAGGCGTTTATCCGCATTGCGGTGTACCAGGGCGAGCGGCCCTGGGTGCGGGACAATATTTTCATCGATTCCTTCGACGTGCCCCTGACGCCCAGCGAACAGATCCAATCCCTGGACGTACGCTTCAGCTATGACATCAACGGCCTGCTCGAAGTCGACGTCACCCTGCTGGCCAGCGGCGAACGTCATAGCCACAGCATCGACCGCAGCCCCACCGGGCTCGATGCGCAATCCCGACAAGCTAGCCATGAGCGGCTGACCGCGCTGAAAATCCACCCCCGCGACGCCCTGCCCAACCGCACGCTGCTGGCACGGCTGGAACGGGCGTGGATGCAAAGCCTGGGCGACGAGCGCGAGCGCATCGCCGACTGGTTGGACACCTTCACCGCCGTGCTCGGCGGCCAGCAACCGGCGGAGATTGCCAGCCATCGGACCCAACTGAACAAGGCGCTGGATCAACTGCGTCTCTAG
- the leuD gene encoding 3-isopropylmalate dehydratase small subunit, whose amino-acid sequence MKAFTQHTGLVAPLDRANVDTDQIIPKQFLKSIKRTGFGPNLFDEWRYLDVGQPYQDNSKRPLNKDFVLNAERYQGASVLLARENFGCGSSREHAPWALEEYGFRSIIAPSYADIFFNNSFKNGLLPIILSDAEVDELFQQVEANPGYQLQIDLQAQTVTRPDGKVLKFEIDAFRKHCLLNGLDDIGLTLQDGDAIAAFEAKHRASQPWLFRDA is encoded by the coding sequence ATGAAAGCTTTCACCCAGCACACCGGTCTTGTCGCGCCTTTGGATCGTGCCAACGTCGACACCGATCAGATCATTCCCAAGCAGTTCCTCAAGTCGATCAAGCGCACCGGCTTCGGCCCGAACCTGTTCGACGAGTGGCGCTACCTGGATGTCGGCCAGCCGTACCAGGACAACTCCAAGCGTCCGCTGAACAAGGATTTCGTGCTCAACGCCGAGCGCTACCAGGGCGCCAGCGTGTTGCTGGCCCGGGAAAACTTCGGTTGCGGCTCCAGCCGCGAGCACGCCCCCTGGGCGTTGGAAGAATATGGTTTTCGCAGCATCATTGCGCCGAGCTACGCCGACATCTTCTTCAACAACAGCTTCAAGAACGGCTTGCTGCCGATCATCCTCAGCGATGCTGAAGTCGATGAGCTGTTCCAGCAGGTCGAGGCCAATCCGGGCTACCAACTGCAGATCGATCTGCAGGCCCAGACCGTGACCCGTCCCGATGGCAAGGTGTTGAAATTCGAGATCGATGCGTTCCGCAAGCATTGCCTGCTCAACGGTCTGGACGATATCGGCCTGACCTTGCAGGACGGCGACGCGATTGCCGCCTTCGAGGCCAAGCATCGTGCCAGCCAGCCGTGGTTGTTTCGCGACGCCTGA